Proteins from a genomic interval of Arachis hypogaea cultivar Tifrunner chromosome 10, arahy.Tifrunner.gnm2.J5K5, whole genome shotgun sequence:
- the LOC112716215 gene encoding 3beta-hydroxysteroid-dehydrogenase/decarboxylase isoform X1 translates to MAVDDKWCVVTGGRGFAARHLVEMLIQDNTYFVRIADLGATIELEPSEQLGTLGQALSSGRAQYVSLDLRNKEHVLKALEGCEIVFHMAAPNSSINNYQLHHSVNVQGTQNVIDACVQLRVKRLVYTSSSSVVFDGVHGIHNGKESMPYPPKHNDHYSATKAQGEALVLKANGTSGLLTCSLRPSSIFGPGDRLMVPSSVDAAKAGKTKFIIGDGNNMYDFTYVGNVAHSHLCADRALASEGEVSKKAAGEAYFITNMEPIKFWEFMSLILEGLGYERPRIKIPAFVLMPIALLVEYTYKLLGPYGMKVPPLTPSRVRLLSCNRTFDCSKAKERLRYEPIVTLKEGLRRTIDSFSHLRAENQLKAKREGVSKASIYLGSGRVADTLLWKDRKQTFTTLLVLIAIYLSFIAPGNTFITALSKLLLFTSIFLFIHGILPAKILGYTVQKMPKSWFHISEDMSHQLAVSVVSVWNIPMNVLKSLAQGTEWMLFFKVVLSSLLLSFFGAFSLQNLYKIGLTTAFIAFYIYEKKEEEIDDLFIKALSFGCKLKSDAIRKFLPSKKSE, encoded by the exons ATGGCCGTCGATGACAAGTGGTGCGTCGTCACCGGAGGTCGCGGCTTCGCCGCCCGCCACCTGGTGGAAATGTTGATCCAAGACAACACCTACTTCGTTCGCATCGCCGATCTCGGAGCCACTATCGAACTCGAACCGTCCGAACAACTCGGGACACTAGGCCAAGCCTTGAGCTCTGGTCGCGCCCAATACGTCTCTCTCGATCTTCGTAACAAGGAACACGTCCTCAAAG CATTGGAAGGTTGTGAGATTGTTTTCCACATGGCTGCTCCAAACTCATCCATTAACAACTATCAGCTTCATCATTCTGTCAATGTCCAAG GAACACAGAATGTCATTGATGCTTGTGTTCAACTTAGAGTGAAGCGGCTTGTTTACACCAGCTCATCTAGTGTTGTATTTGATGGCGTTCATGGAATTCATAATGGAAAGGAATCAATGCCCTATCCACCTAAG CATAATGATCATTATTCTGCCACTAAAGCTCAGGGTGAGGCTTTGGTTTTGAAGGCTAATGGAACTAGTGGGCTCCTGACTTGCTCGCTACGTCCTAGTAGCATTTTTGGGCCTGGTGATAGACTGATGGTGCCTTCGTCAGTTGATGCTGCCAAGGCAGGGAAAACCAAG TTCATTATTGGTGATGGCAATAACATGTATGATTTCACTTATGTTGGAAATGTGGCTCATTCCCATTTATGTGCTGACCGAGCTCTGGCTTCAGAGGGGGAAGTTTCAAAAAAAGCTGCAGGAGAG GCATATTTCATAACAAATATGGAACCTATAAAATTTTGGGAATTCATGTCACTTATTCTAGAAGGTCTCGGATATGAAAG GCCAAGAATAAAGATCCCTGCCTTTGTTCTCATGCCAATTGCACTATTGGTGGAGTATACATATAAGCTGCTAGGTCCATATGGTATGAAGGTGCCTCCGTTAACACCTTCAAGAGTAAGACTCCTATCTTGCAACAGAACTTTTGATTGCTCAAAAGCAAAGGAGCGCCTTCGATATGAACCCATCGTAACGCTAAAG GAGGGTTTGCGGAGGACGATTGATTCATTTTCACACTTGAGGGCTGAAAATCAACTTAAGGCCAAAAGGGAAGGGGTCTCGAAAGCTTCAATATATCTTGGGAGTGGAAGAG TTGCTGACACATTGCTTTGGAAGGACAGAAAGCAAACGTTCACCACATTGTTAGTCTTGATTGCAATATACTTGAGCTTCATTGCACCCGGGAATACTTTCATTACTGCTCTCTCAAAGCTTCTGTTGTTTACATCGATCTTTTTATTCATTCATGGGATTCTACCGGCAAAGAT ATTGGGGTACACTGTTCAGAAAATGCCCAAATCCTGGTTTCACATATCGGAAGACATGTCACATCAACTTGCTGTCTCCGTGGTATCAGTATGGAATATTCCTATGAATGTTTTGAAATCCCTTGCACAAGGGACCGAGTGGATGCTATTCTTTAAG GTTGTTCTCTCTTCGCTCCTTCTTAGCTTCTTTGGTGCATTTTCACTTCAGAACTTATATAAGATAG gACTTACCACTGCATTTATTGCTTTCTACATTTAtgaaaagaaggaggaagaaattGATGACTTATTCATAAAAGCACTTTCTTTTGGGTGCAAATTGAAATCTGATGCCATAAGGAAGTTCCTTCCTTCTAAGAAGAGTGAGTGA
- the LOC112716215 gene encoding 3beta-hydroxysteroid-dehydrogenase/decarboxylase isoform X2 — translation MSKNVIDACVQLRVKRLVYTSSSSVVFDGVHGIHNGKESMPYPPKHNDHYSATKAQGEALVLKANGTSGLLTCSLRPSSIFGPGDRLMVPSSVDAAKAGKTKFIIGDGNNMYDFTYVGNVAHSHLCADRALASEGEVSKKAAGEAYFITNMEPIKFWEFMSLILEGLGYERPRIKIPAFVLMPIALLVEYTYKLLGPYGMKVPPLTPSRVRLLSCNRTFDCSKAKERLRYEPIVTLKEGLRRTIDSFSHLRAENQLKAKREGVSKASIYLGSGRVADTLLWKDRKQTFTTLLVLIAIYLSFIAPGNTFITALSKLLLFTSIFLFIHGILPAKILGYTVQKMPKSWFHISEDMSHQLAVSVVSVWNIPMNVLKSLAQGTEWMLFFKVVLSSLLLSFFGAFSLQNLYKIGLTTAFIAFYIYEKKEEEIDDLFIKALSFGCKLKSDAIRKFLPSKKSE, via the exons ATGTCCAAG AATGTCATTGATGCTTGTGTTCAACTTAGAGTGAAGCGGCTTGTTTACACCAGCTCATCTAGTGTTGTATTTGATGGCGTTCATGGAATTCATAATGGAAAGGAATCAATGCCCTATCCACCTAAG CATAATGATCATTATTCTGCCACTAAAGCTCAGGGTGAGGCTTTGGTTTTGAAGGCTAATGGAACTAGTGGGCTCCTGACTTGCTCGCTACGTCCTAGTAGCATTTTTGGGCCTGGTGATAGACTGATGGTGCCTTCGTCAGTTGATGCTGCCAAGGCAGGGAAAACCAAG TTCATTATTGGTGATGGCAATAACATGTATGATTTCACTTATGTTGGAAATGTGGCTCATTCCCATTTATGTGCTGACCGAGCTCTGGCTTCAGAGGGGGAAGTTTCAAAAAAAGCTGCAGGAGAG GCATATTTCATAACAAATATGGAACCTATAAAATTTTGGGAATTCATGTCACTTATTCTAGAAGGTCTCGGATATGAAAG GCCAAGAATAAAGATCCCTGCCTTTGTTCTCATGCCAATTGCACTATTGGTGGAGTATACATATAAGCTGCTAGGTCCATATGGTATGAAGGTGCCTCCGTTAACACCTTCAAGAGTAAGACTCCTATCTTGCAACAGAACTTTTGATTGCTCAAAAGCAAAGGAGCGCCTTCGATATGAACCCATCGTAACGCTAAAG GAGGGTTTGCGGAGGACGATTGATTCATTTTCACACTTGAGGGCTGAAAATCAACTTAAGGCCAAAAGGGAAGGGGTCTCGAAAGCTTCAATATATCTTGGGAGTGGAAGAG TTGCTGACACATTGCTTTGGAAGGACAGAAAGCAAACGTTCACCACATTGTTAGTCTTGATTGCAATATACTTGAGCTTCATTGCACCCGGGAATACTTTCATTACTGCTCTCTCAAAGCTTCTGTTGTTTACATCGATCTTTTTATTCATTCATGGGATTCTACCGGCAAAGAT ATTGGGGTACACTGTTCAGAAAATGCCCAAATCCTGGTTTCACATATCGGAAGACATGTCACATCAACTTGCTGTCTCCGTGGTATCAGTATGGAATATTCCTATGAATGTTTTGAAATCCCTTGCACAAGGGACCGAGTGGATGCTATTCTTTAAG GTTGTTCTCTCTTCGCTCCTTCTTAGCTTCTTTGGTGCATTTTCACTTCAGAACTTATATAAGATAG gACTTACCACTGCATTTATTGCTTTCTACATTTAtgaaaagaaggaggaagaaattGATGACTTATTCATAAAAGCACTTTCTTTTGGGTGCAAATTGAAATCTGATGCCATAAGGAAGTTCCTTCCTTCTAAGAAGAGTGAGTGA